TGGAAGTCCTCCATGAGGTACCGCTGCCCGCCGGGCCGTACGTTCGCGAGGACCGGCACCTTACGGGCGATGCGGTCGAAGTCGTCGAGGGTGAGCCGGGCTCCGGCGCGTCCCGCCATGGCGATGAGGTGGATCACCGCGTTGGTGGAGCCACCGAGTCCGAGCACGGTCGTCACCGCGTCCTCGAAGGCCTGCTGGGTGAGGATGTCGGACAACGTGCGGCCCTTGTGGACCAGTTCAACGATCCTGAGCCCCGAGGCGGCGGCCATCCGATCGTGGCCGGAGTCGACCGCGGGGATGCTGGAGGCGCCGGGCACGGTGACCCCGAGTGCCTCGGCGGCGGCGGTGAGCGTGGACGCCGTACCCATGGTCATGCAGTGCCCCGGCGAGCGCGCCAGACCGCTCTCCAGTTCGGTCATCTCGCAGTCGCCGATGAGCCCGGCGCGCTTGTCGTCCCAGTACTTCCACATGTCGGTGCCGGAGCCGAGGACCTCGTTGCGCCAGTGGCCGGGCAGCATGGGCCCCGCGGGCACGAACACGGTCGGCAGGTCGACGGACGCGGCGCCCATCAGCAGGGCGGGCGTCGACTTGTCGCAGCCGCCCATCAGGACGGCCCCGTCGACCGGGTACGACCGCAGCAGTTCCTCGGTCTCCATCGCGAGCATGTTGCGGTAGAGCATCGGGGTGGGCTTCTGGAAGGTCTCGCTGAGTGTCGACACCGGGAATTCGAGGGGGAAGCCGCCGGCCTGCCACACACCCCGCTTGACCGCCTGGGCACGGTCGCGCAGGTGGACGTGGCAGGGGTTGATGTCGGACCAGGTGTTCAGGATCGCGATGACCGGCTTGCCGAGGTGCTCCTCGGGGAGGTAGCCGAGCTGACGGGTGCGGGCGCGGTGGCTGAAGGAGCGCAGGCCCTCCGTGCCGTACCACTGGTGGCTGCGCAACTGCCGCTCCTCAGCCGGGACTTCACCGGCTTCGGGCGTCGTCGGGCTGATGTCTGTCATATGGACCACCCCCCGGCGATGGCGGCGACCTCGGCCCGTTCGGACTCGGGGAGCTGCCTGCTCGGCGGGCGGACGTCCCGGCGGCACAGGCCGAGCGAGGCCAGGGCCTCCTTCACGACTGTCACGTTGTTGGCGGAGCCGTTGGCCCCGCGCAGTTCCTCGAAGCGGCGGATCTGCTCCCAGACCTTCATCGCGCCCGCGTAGTCACCGGAGCGCAGCGCCTCGATCATGTTCAGCGAGACGGCCGGGGCGACGTTCACGAGCCCCGACGTGAAGCCCGTGGCACCCGCCGAGAAGTACGAGGGCGCGTACGGCTCCGCGAGCCCGGCCACCCACACGAAGCGTTCGAGCCCCGCGTCCCGGGCGAACGCGGCGAAGCGGGCCGCGTCCGGCACGGCGTACTTCACGCCGATCACGTTCGGGCAGGCGTCGGCCAGTTCGGCGAGCCGGGCGCCGGCGAGCACCGGGTTGCGGATGTAGGGGACGACGCCCAGTTCGGGGACGGCCGCCGCGATCTCCCGGTGGTAGTCGACCCAGCCGTCCTCCGACACGTACGGGTGCACGGGCTGATGGACCATCACCATCTCGGCCCCGAGCCCGCGGGCGTGGCGGGCGGAGGCGACGGCGGTCGGCAGGTCGTGCCCGACTCCGACCAGGACGGCGGCCCGGCCCCGCGCCTCGTCGACGGTCAGCTCCGTGACCAGGCGGCGCTCCTCGGGGCTGAGGGCGTAGAACTCGCCGGTGTTGCCGTTCGGGGTGACGATCCGGACGCCGGCGTCGAACGTCCGGCGCAGCAGCGCGCGGTGCACGTCCTGGTCGATGGAGCCGTCCTCGGCGAAGGGGGTCACGGGGATCGCCACCACGTCGGCGAGGGCGGCCCGCTGGGCCTCGAACGTGGTCGTGGTCGCGGTCATTCCTGCTCGTCCTTTCCCTGGGCCTCGGGGAAGGCCCGTCGCACGAACGAGGCGATGTGCGCGTGCAGGGCGCGCGCCGCGCCGTCCGAGTCGCCGTCGAGGGCGAGCCGCAGGATCTCCCGGTGCTCGGCGGCCTCGCGCTCCCAGGACGGGTCGGCGGCCCAGGCGACCGCCGAGACCAGGGCGGCCTGGTCCCGGACCTCGTCGAGCATCCGGCCGAGCAGCGGGTTGCCGCAGCGGACGTACAGGGAGCGGTGGAACTCGCGGTTGGCGAGGGACCGCTGGGCGGTGTCGGTGGCGGCGTCGGCGCGCTCCAGCGCCTCACGCGCCGTGTCGAGGGAGGTGCCGCGCAGGACGGAGCGCCGCAGGGCCTCCGGTTCGAGCAGCAGCCGCACGTCGTACACCTCGCGCGCCATGTCCGCGTCCACCATGCGCACCGTGGCGCCCTTGAACTGGTTCATCACGACGAGCCCGGTACCGGCCAGGGTCTTGAGCGCCTCGCGCACCGGGGTCTTGGACACCCCGAACTGTGCGGCGAGCTCGGTCTCAACCAGGGCCTGTCCCGGGGTCAACTGCCCGGTGAGGATGCGGTGTTTGATCCCCTCCTGCACGAACTGCGTGCGGGAGGGGATCGGCGTGGGCACAGAGGTCATGCTCGCCTCTCGGTGGCGCGGAGCCCTCATCGGGGATCGAGGGATCGCGTATCTGATCTTCTGTATCGCGTCTCATATATGACGTACGAAGTACGACGCGATGAAGCTAGAAGCGCCTCCGTGTTTCGTCAATGCTTCCGACAAAAGAAGTTGCCGTCGGGGTCCGGTGGCCGCTCCTCGACCGCGGGTTCTGGTGCTCGGAGTGGAGCCGCGAAGCACGCACGTCGACCTGTCCCACCTCGCGGAGGAGGCCGTCGAAACGCTCCTGCCCCTCGCGGAGAAGCGGGGCGTCGCCCTGGAGACCGGCGGAGACCTCACCCCCACCGAGGATCGCGCGCGCTCCTCCTGCAGCCGACCACCAACCTCGTCCAGAACGCGATCGTCCACAATCTGCCCGGTCCGGGCAGGGTGTGGATGCGGACCGACGTCCGGCCCGGCGGGGTGGTGCCCACGGTGGAGAACACCGGCGAGAAGATCTCGCCGGAGCAGGCCTCGGCCCTCACCGAGCCGTTCCGGCGCGGCGCCGAGCGCGTCCACACCGACCACGGAGGCGTCGGCCTCGGCCTGGCGATCGTCAGGACCATCGCCCGGGCGCACGACGGCACGCTCACCCTCACCCCGCGCCCCGCCGGCGGGCTGCGCGTCACGGTGGAACCGCCCGGAGTCTGAGATCCCCTCGGAGCCCGGGTCGTCCCCGGTCGGATCAGCGCTCCCCGGCGGCCCGCCACCCCGGGTCCCGCCCGCTCAGCCCGATCACCCGGTCCAGCAGGGGCGCCCTCTCGGGGACGGCCACCACCGGGCCGAAGATGCTGCCGCGCGACGGGTCGTCGACGGACGCGGCCAGCATCCCGTACGCCACCCGCAGGGCCGCCTCGTCGGGCACGTACTCCTGTCCCGTGGCGCGGGCCAGATCCCAGCCGTGCACGACGAGTTCGTCGGCGGCGACGATGCCCGCGATCTCGCCGGGCAGGTCCACCCCGCCCGCCCGCGTCTGGCCCGTCCACGCGGCCGGGTCGCGCCAGGCCTCGGCCAACTCGACCAGCAGCTTGGGCAGTTCGCCGCGCCAGCCGGGCGTCACGTCGGGCAGGGCGGCGGTGGGCGCGGTGTCCGTCGTGGCCCCGAGATCCTTGCGCCCGGCGTCCCGGAAGGCCGCGGCGAGGCCGGTCAGATGCCCGACCAGATGGCGTACCGCGTAGTCCGGACACGGCGTCGCGTCCTCCAGCTGGTCCTCGCGCACCGCGTCCGCGACGCGCGCCACGATCAGGGCCTGCGGACCCAGGTCAAGGGTGCTCGCGGTGCTCTCGCCGTCGCCCATGGTGGGCTCCTCTCGTCACAAGGTCGTCAGGGGGTCGTCCAGGGGTCATCCGGGAGTCGTCAGGGGGTAGACCGTCGGCCGTACGAAAACTCATCGCTTCTCCTCCCACGATCGTGCTCAGGAATCTGGCCAGGCGTTCGAACCGCCGGAATGCTCGGGCCTACAAGATTCCCGGCGCCGGGGACCACGAGGGGAGCCACGCCATGAAGGCGATCGTCCAGGATGCCTACGGATCGGCGGACCTGCTGGAACTGCGGGACATCGAGCGTCCGGTCCCCCGCGACGACGAGGTACTGGTCGAGATCCGCGCGGCCGGTCTCGGCCCCGAGGTGTGGCACCTCATGACGGGCCGCCC
This sequence is a window from Streptomyces ortus. Protein-coding genes within it:
- the araD gene encoding L-arabinonate dehydratase, coding for MTDISPTTPEAGEVPAEERQLRSHQWYGTEGLRSFSHRARTRQLGYLPEEHLGKPVIAILNTWSDINPCHVHLRDRAQAVKRGVWQAGGFPLEFPVSTLSETFQKPTPMLYRNMLAMETEELLRSYPVDGAVLMGGCDKSTPALLMGAASVDLPTVFVPAGPMLPGHWRNEVLGSGTDMWKYWDDKRAGLIGDCEMTELESGLARSPGHCMTMGTASTLTAAAEALGVTVPGASSIPAVDSGHDRMAAASGLRIVELVHKGRTLSDILTQQAFEDAVTTVLGLGGSTNAVIHLIAMAGRAGARLTLDDFDRIARKVPVLANVRPGGQRYLMEDFHFAGGLPGFLSRITDLLHLDRPTVSHDSLREQLAPAQVHNDEVIRTRENPVAAEGGVAVLRGNLCPDGAVIKHISAEPRLLKHTGPAVVFDDYRTMQRTINDPELGITADTVLVLRNAGPKGGPGMPEYGMLPIPDHLLKQGVRDMVRISDARMSGTSYGACVLHVAPESYIGGPLALVRTGDSITLDVDARSLRLNVTDEELERRRERWTAPPERFERGYGALYNDQITQADTGCDFAFLARPGKVPDPYAG
- a CDS encoding dihydrodipicolinate synthase family protein: MTATTTTFEAQRAALADVVAIPVTPFAEDGSIDQDVHRALLRRTFDAGVRIVTPNGNTGEFYALSPEERRLVTELTVDEARGRAAVLVGVGHDLPTAVASARHARGLGAEMVMVHQPVHPYVSEDGWVDYHREIAAAVPELGVVPYIRNPVLAGARLAELADACPNVIGVKYAVPDAARFAAFARDAGLERFVWVAGLAEPYAPSYFSAGATGFTSGLVNVAPAVSLNMIEALRSGDYAGAMKVWEQIRRFEELRGANGSANNVTVVKEALASLGLCRRDVRPPSRQLPESERAEVAAIAGGWSI
- a CDS encoding GntR family transcriptional regulator, producing MTSVPTPIPSRTQFVQEGIKHRILTGQLTPGQALVETELAAQFGVSKTPVREALKTLAGTGLVVMNQFKGATVRMVDADMAREVYDVRLLLEPEALRRSVLRGTSLDTAREALERADAATDTAQRSLANREFHRSLYVRCGNPLLGRMLDEVRDQAALVSAVAWAADPSWEREAAEHREILRLALDGDSDGAARALHAHIASFVRRAFPEAQGKDEQE
- a CDS encoding TIGR03086 family metal-binding protein; amino-acid sequence: MGDGESTASTLDLGPQALIVARVADAVREDQLEDATPCPDYAVRHLVGHLTGLAAAFRDAGRKDLGATTDTAPTAALPDVTPGWRGELPKLLVELAEAWRDPAAWTGQTRAGGVDLPGEIAGIVAADELVVHGWDLARATGQEYVPDEAALRVAYGMLAASVDDPSRGSIFGPVVAVPERAPLLDRVIGLSGRDPGWRAAGER